Sequence from the Amaranthus tricolor cultivar Red isolate AtriRed21 chromosome 16, ASM2621246v1, whole genome shotgun sequence genome:
ACGAAATTATAATCTACCCATAACAGGTAGCCTTGATCCAACTACACTTTCCATGATCATGTCTCCTAGGTGTGGTATGCCTGACCATCACATGATCATGATGAAGAATGTTAAAAGGTCGTCTTCGTCATTATTATCACACCATGTTCAACACTACTTATATTTCCCAGGGCAGCCAAGATGGACTAAGGAAATACCTATCACACTTACATACGCATTTTCTGAACAGCACATGATTCCTACATATTTGAGCTTACGTGATATAAAAGCCGCATTTGAGCGTAGTTTCTCGAAATGGGCCTCAGTCATTCCTATCAAGTTTGTGGAAACAGAAGATGTTGATTTTGCTGATATAAAAATAGGATTTTATAATGGTGATCATGGAGATGGAGAGTCTTTTGACGGGGTTTTAGGGGTTTTGGCTCATGCATTCTCACCTGAAAATGGAAGATTTCATCTAGACGCAGCTGAAAGATGGACAATTGATTTTGATAAGGAAGATTCAAGCGTTGCAATTGATTTAGAATCTGTTGCATTGCATGAGATCGGTCATTTGTTGGGTTTAGCTCATAGTAATGTGAAGGAATCAGTAATGTACCCAAGTTTGAAGCCTAGAGAACAGAAACTGAAGTTGAAGTTTGATGATATTAAGGGAGTTCAATATCTTTATGGTTCCAACCCCAACTTCACTATTGGAGCTTTGTTACAATCTGAGACTTCTTCCTCTCATCGTCAAATATTTCAACTAATTGCCTCATCTTTTATCATTCTAATCATCCATTATTTATgctaattttctttttgttgaaAATACTGATGatcatatatatgtacattttTATATAGTATGTCGAATAGCTTGTTTTTGCTCGGCTTAAAGTTTAGAGGATGGATGAGGTCCTACGTACTCTCAACATtatttctttattcttcatatGTAGTATTTggtgattataataatatacaccatAAAAATTTACGGAcactatattatattttatgagaGTGTTTCATTAATCGTATTTTGAGTTGTAATGGATCGAAATGAATTTTGTAAACAAAAAGAATATATAGGGTATAACAAGCATGATTTAAAACCTTATAAAGTAAGTTTTCTAGCTAGACTGCTGCATTAAATTTTCAATACCATTCTCATTATTTGTTAtcaacaattaaattaataccatcaaccaaacgagCTGTAATCGACATTAAATACTAATACTCGTGCGTGATGACCTTCTTAactttatgtttatttatttggaCATTAGACATTATAAATTAgagctttattttttaatactgtATATTCTTGGATAAGGAACGCACAGAAAAGAGTACCCCATTAACTAACTGATGGAGATATTTGTAGGTAGAAGTAGAATAGAAAAAGAATTAGGTGCAACAGATCTTACTCGAGTAGGATTAGCTTAAATGTCACTCTATGTTGATCAGTTGTGCACCAGACCACATAAAAGAGTACCCCATCAACCAACTGCAACAACGTAGTTTTAGTCATATG
This genomic interval carries:
- the LOC130802742 gene encoding metalloendoproteinase 4-MMP-like; protein product: MFISFLMFFFFFICRCSSSNINSVIPSPSHHAWNRLEKLVNARKGNRVEEIVELKKYFHQFGYYHHHHHHHSLLPKHHHDLKLDFTDEFNDDLERMVAHYQRNYNLPITGSLDPTTLSMIMSPRCGMPDHHMIMMKNVKRSSSSLLSHHVQHYLYFPGQPRWTKEIPITLTYAFSEQHMIPTYLSLRDIKAAFERSFSKWASVIPIKFVETEDVDFADIKIGFYNGDHGDGESFDGVLGVLAHAFSPENGRFHLDAAERWTIDFDKEDSSVAIDLESVALHEIGHLLGLAHSNVKESVMYPSLKPREQKLKLKFDDIKGVQYLYGSNPNFTIGALLQSETSSSHRQIFQLIASSFIILIIHYLC